The following coding sequences are from one Nonlabens agnitus window:
- a CDS encoding TolC family protein: MNKKLQIVGLMVVLFAFAKANSQQAPEPLLSRQQAVELMLQNNFDIQISENQLEVADNNKDILNSGYLPTVSGTAGANYSNTDNRTEFGSTRDDNGVLVPPRAPVILNDQISRRYNASIGADYLLFDGLGRFYNYKILQEQYNLTDLQVRQVIESTTVQLMTVYYEVARLTENLSIFRETLNNTRERETRAKYQFEYGQVNKLEVLNAQVDITTDSINILNAKQNLENAKRDLNLVMNREIDAAAFTVDTLVTLKPELEVISYLEEVDDNVRLMLARSNVQISEWDVNTAKALLLPRIGLSGSYGWNRSEDPESAFFPSRTSTSDAINLGATLTWDIFDGGRSITGIRNAKITAENERLRLQQTEKQVMRDIANARGNYQNAIAIYNLQTQNVETNQNNFDRSQERYRLGQITSIELRQAQINLVNARTTRNQAKYVAKLAEIQLLQLAGELLSQPL; this comes from the coding sequence ATGAATAAGAAGCTTCAAATAGTTGGGTTGATGGTGGTTTTGTTCGCTTTCGCGAAAGCGAATTCCCAACAAGCACCAGAACCTTTATTATCCAGGCAACAAGCCGTTGAGCTCATGTTGCAAAACAATTTTGATATCCAGATCTCTGAAAACCAACTTGAGGTTGCAGATAATAATAAGGATATACTCAATAGTGGTTATCTGCCTACTGTTTCCGGTACCGCTGGTGCGAACTATAGTAATACGGACAATCGAACGGAATTTGGTTCAACAAGGGATGACAACGGTGTGCTCGTTCCGCCTAGAGCTCCGGTAATTCTAAATGATCAAATTTCACGGCGTTATAATGCTAGTATAGGTGCAGATTATTTGCTGTTTGATGGTTTGGGTAGGTTTTATAACTACAAGATCTTACAGGAACAATATAATCTTACTGATCTGCAGGTAAGACAAGTTATTGAAAGCACCACCGTGCAGCTCATGACGGTGTATTATGAAGTTGCCCGACTTACTGAAAATCTTAGCATATTTCGAGAGACACTCAACAATACTCGCGAAAGAGAGACGCGTGCCAAATATCAATTTGAATACGGTCAGGTCAATAAACTTGAGGTGCTCAATGCACAAGTTGATATCACGACAGACAGCATCAATATCCTGAATGCCAAACAGAACCTGGAAAATGCCAAAAGGGATCTGAATCTCGTCATGAATCGAGAGATTGATGCCGCTGCATTTACGGTTGACACGCTGGTAACTCTTAAGCCAGAATTAGAGGTGATTAGTTATTTGGAAGAAGTGGACGATAACGTACGGCTCATGCTCGCGCGTAGCAATGTCCAGATAAGCGAATGGGATGTGAATACCGCCAAAGCATTGCTCCTACCTCGAATAGGTCTGAGCGGTAGCTACGGTTGGAATAGGTCAGAAGATCCAGAAAGTGCGTTTTTCCCATCCAGGACGAGTACCAGTGATGCCATCAATTTAGGCGCCACGCTTACTTGGGACATTTTTGATGGCGGTCGTTCCATCACAGGCATTAGAAATGCAAAAATCACTGCTGAAAATGAACGTCTGCGTTTACAGCAAACTGAAAAGCAAGTGATGCGCGACATCGCAAATGCTCGAGGGAATTATCAAAATGCCATTGCTATTTACAATTTGCAAACCCAGAACGTAGAGACCAATCAAAACAATTTTGACAGATCTCAAGAACGTTATCGTTTGGGGCAAATTACAAGCATAGAACTACGTCAAGCCCAAATTAATTTGGTCAACGCCCGAACCACTCGCAATCAAGCAAAGTATGTTGCTAAGCTTGCAGAAATACAGCTCCTGCAATTGGCTGGCGAACTTTTATCACAGCCTTTATGA
- a CDS encoding CPXCG motif-containing cysteine-rich protein — MIEYFFSCPHCWQEISMLLDPAYSQTYVEDCEVCCNPIEITVQFEDGELLHFEAKEIGQ, encoded by the coding sequence ATGATAGAATACTTCTTTTCATGTCCACACTGCTGGCAGGAAATAAGTATGCTGCTGGATCCTGCCTACTCACAAACCTATGTCGAGGATTGTGAGGTGTGCTGCAACCCCATAGAAATCACAGTGCAATTTGAAGATGGAGAACTGCTCCATTTTGAAGCTAAAGAAATAGGCCAATAA
- a CDS encoding ferritin-like domain-containing protein, with translation MNNFKIKTMDTQVNTEKYLQSILEKTYDAQRGYANAAEVTENVQLKRWFAQQGARRTQYAASIAGEMKGMNEHPEFDGSFQGDVHRSWMNIKAALSSNKDETILEECLRGENAAVAEYSQILEHKNELPQTIVSVLEAQKDEINATINQIKRLEDIADHLDD, from the coding sequence ATGAATAACTTCAAAATAAAAACCATGGATACCCAAGTAAATACTGAAAAATACCTGCAAAGCATTCTAGAGAAAACATATGATGCGCAACGAGGTTATGCCAACGCCGCCGAGGTTACTGAAAATGTACAACTCAAACGTTGGTTTGCCCAACAAGGTGCCAGACGCACTCAATATGCCGCGAGCATCGCTGGCGAAATGAAAGGAATGAACGAGCATCCAGAATTTGACGGTTCCTTTCAAGGTGATGTACACCGTAGCTGGATGAATATCAAGGCCGCATTAAGCAGTAATAAGGATGAAACCATTCTTGAAGAATGTTTAAGGGGTGAAAATGCTGCCGTAGCAGAGTATTCTCAAATTCTAGAACATAAAAACGAGCTGCCACAAACTATTGTAAGTGTTCTTGAAGCCCAAAAGGATGAGATAAACGCCACCATTAACCAAATCAAAAGACTTGAAGATATTGCAGACCATCTAGATGATTAA